From a single Streptomyces liliifuscus genomic region:
- a CDS encoding SDR family NAD(P)-dependent oxidoreductase, producing the protein MSEGRTIESGQDARGWSGVSGKRVLVTGGTRGLGEQIVRLLAAEGARVATCARTARDLDTLRGTVDAAAPDGLFTRALDVTEPKRLEAFVTASANRFGGLDGVVACAGGSRGRGLEQTDAGDWAATWELNVGHTARLVRAAVPYLRTAGGGSVVVISSISGWKPGPNSQYGTAKSAQIHLAASLARELGPDGIRVNSVSPGSMLIPGRRWDRMRREEPEAFAAFAAAELPGGEPVAPQEVARVVAFLLSDWSSGISGANLPVDRAQNAPSPDGY; encoded by the coding sequence GTGAGCGAGGGCCGGACCATCGAGAGCGGGCAGGATGCCCGCGGCTGGTCCGGCGTGAGCGGCAAGCGCGTGCTCGTCACCGGCGGTACGCGCGGACTCGGCGAGCAGATCGTGCGGCTGCTGGCCGCCGAGGGCGCCCGGGTGGCAACCTGCGCCCGGACCGCACGGGACCTGGACACGCTGAGAGGCACGGTTGATGCCGCAGCGCCCGACGGGTTGTTCACCCGAGCCCTCGACGTCACCGAACCGAAGCGGCTGGAGGCGTTCGTCACGGCCTCGGCGAATCGCTTCGGCGGCCTCGACGGGGTGGTGGCCTGTGCGGGCGGTTCTCGCGGGCGCGGCCTCGAACAGACGGACGCCGGGGACTGGGCCGCGACCTGGGAGCTGAACGTCGGGCACACCGCGCGGCTGGTACGGGCCGCCGTCCCGTATCTGCGTACGGCGGGCGGTGGCTCGGTCGTGGTCATCTCGTCGATCTCGGGCTGGAAGCCGGGCCCCAACTCGCAGTACGGGACCGCGAAGTCCGCGCAGATCCATCTGGCGGCCTCGCTGGCCCGCGAGCTCGGCCCGGACGGGATCCGGGTGAACTCCGTCTCGCCGGGGTCGATGCTCATCCCGGGCCGGCGCTGGGACCGGATGCGCAGGGAGGAACCCGAGGCCTTCGCCGCGTTCGCGGCGGCCGAGCTGCCGGGCGGGGAGCCGGTCGCGCCGCAGGAGGTGGCGCGCGTGGTGGCGTTCCTGCTGTCGGACTGGTCGAGCGGGATCTCCGGGGCCAATCTGCCCGTCGACCGCGCCCAGAACGCCCCCTCGCCCGACGGTTACTAA
- a CDS encoding PaaX family transcriptional regulator has protein sequence MDFPEGPQLRPQSLMFAFFGGHVLEEGPLCVYSGSVIEVLARAGVGEQAVRSTLTRMVNRGLLQRQREGRRMYFGLTPQATEILWNGKKRLWDMGAVNDDWDGTWTLLGFSLPESWQRQRHDLRSRLTWSGFGPLYSGLWIAPGDFDVSALVSELGLAAHVKIFHATADEATDIGLMIRDTWDLDGVGARYADFDQRWTDRLAPDSGDPLGTRLRLTSEWLRIIRTDPRLPARHLPAAWPARSAHDTFHRIAEQTEAPARSMAARLMETTPLRPS, from the coding sequence ATGGACTTCCCAGAAGGACCCCAGCTGCGCCCCCAGTCGCTGATGTTCGCTTTCTTCGGCGGCCATGTTCTGGAGGAGGGGCCGCTGTGCGTGTACTCCGGCAGCGTCATCGAGGTGCTGGCGCGTGCGGGGGTCGGGGAGCAGGCGGTGCGGTCCACGCTGACCCGGATGGTCAACCGCGGTCTGCTGCAACGTCAGCGGGAGGGCCGCCGGATGTACTTCGGTCTGACCCCACAGGCCACGGAGATCCTCTGGAACGGCAAGAAGCGGCTCTGGGACATGGGCGCCGTCAACGACGACTGGGACGGCACCTGGACGCTGCTCGGCTTCTCCCTGCCCGAGTCCTGGCAGCGCCAGCGGCACGATCTGCGCTCGCGGCTGACCTGGTCGGGCTTCGGTCCCCTCTACAGCGGGCTGTGGATCGCGCCCGGCGACTTCGACGTGTCCGCGCTCGTCTCCGAACTCGGGCTCGCGGCCCACGTCAAGATCTTCCATGCCACGGCCGACGAGGCCACCGACATCGGTCTGATGATCCGTGACACCTGGGACCTGGACGGCGTCGGTGCCCGGTACGCCGACTTCGACCAACGCTGGACAGACCGGCTCGCCCCCGACTCCGGGGACCCGCTCGGGACCCGGCTGCGCCTGACCAGCGAGTGGCTCCGGATCATCCGCACGGACCCGCGGCTGCCCGCCCGGCACCTGCCCGCCGCCTGGCCGGCCCGATCGGCCCACGACACCTTCCACCGCATCGCGGAACAGACCGAGGCCCCGGCCCGCAGCATGGCCGCCCGCCTCATGGAGACCACCCCGCTGCGACCTTCCTGA
- a CDS encoding ATP-binding protein gives MTASRAHRRGPSHSLTRGADHDSPTGRPWTGETDQSVPAASAAPPVPASVRAARALRIVVPAQPSRASGVRRMVAEQLAYLRLPAEQLDNAVLATDELFANAVRHGSPDAGDMVTVSVECTDHEVRVTVADHSPDLPRHRTADAADESGRGLAIVAALVDDWGIALPDPGETGKRVWFSLEIQGAS, from the coding sequence ATGACGGCATCCAGGGCACACCGCCGTGGGCCGTCGCACTCGCTGACGCGCGGCGCGGACCATGACTCGCCCACCGGCCGGCCCTGGACCGGTGAGACGGACCAGAGCGTCCCGGCCGCGTCCGCGGCTCCGCCCGTGCCCGCCTCCGTGCGCGCGGCCCGTGCCCTTCGCATCGTGGTCCCCGCGCAGCCCTCGCGCGCCTCGGGCGTACGGCGCATGGTCGCCGAGCAGCTGGCGTACCTGCGGTTGCCGGCCGAGCAGCTCGACAACGCCGTCCTGGCCACCGACGAACTCTTCGCCAACGCCGTCAGGCACGGCAGCCCCGACGCCGGTGACATGGTCACCGTCAGCGTCGAATGCACCGACCACGAAGTGCGGGTGACGGTCGCCGACCACTCGCCCGATCTGCCGCGCCACCGCACGGCGGACGCCGCCGACGAGTCCGGACGCGGGCTCGCCATCGTGGCCGCGCTGGTCGACGACTGGGGCATCGCACTGCCCGACCCCGGCGAGACGGGGAAGCGGGTGTGGTTCTCATTGGAAATCCAGGGGGCGTCATGA
- a CDS encoding tetratricopeptide repeat protein — protein sequence MATVTDGQSRSPGKGPAGANKALAAALRDAGCSYASLALRVNELGRRQGADSNYDKASVTRWLNGQQPRGNTPELIAAVLSERLGHAVSPTDLGFLPDQQRPVVGRALVYREDLADTLHTLAELGSTDISRRSLLGAVPFVAGALTNPQREWLLWLLEHAGNHDVTRLAPVTDGGPVEQVHAMISMFDQMDNHFGGGGVRTSIVHYLCTEVVPMLQRRGTPPHQQRLLYAAAARLAAMAGWSSYDAGEYGLAQRYMTQALRLCAEGRDRVLGGQILAGLSHLATNLGRPDEGVALARAGIATAKDSGSPLGLMRLYAMSARGHAARGRSGETAEALRLAEQQLDASRGAAQESVWVRFLDHHYLQAESALCFRDLGLAAQAERMAGESIDANADRRRRQAISRSVLATAHLQQNRLDEAIGTATKALDTLNTVHSERSIQALRDFRKRLEPRSHEPLVQEFERRSRPVLGAVA from the coding sequence ATGGCCACCGTGACCGACGGACAATCGAGGAGCCCCGGCAAGGGTCCCGCCGGGGCCAACAAGGCGCTGGCGGCCGCCCTCAGAGACGCCGGCTGCTCGTACGCCTCGCTCGCCCTCCGGGTCAACGAACTGGGGCGCAGACAGGGCGCGGACTCCAACTACGACAAGGCGTCGGTCACCCGCTGGCTGAACGGCCAGCAACCCCGGGGAAACACCCCCGAGTTGATCGCCGCCGTCCTGTCCGAGCGACTCGGCCACGCCGTGTCGCCGACGGACCTCGGCTTTCTGCCCGACCAGCAACGCCCGGTCGTCGGCAGGGCACTCGTGTACCGCGAAGACCTGGCAGACACCTTGCACACCTTGGCCGAACTGGGCTCCACCGACATCTCCCGCCGCAGCCTCCTCGGCGCGGTCCCCTTCGTCGCAGGCGCCCTGACGAACCCTCAGCGCGAGTGGCTGCTCTGGCTGCTCGAGCACGCCGGGAATCACGACGTCACACGGCTCGCGCCGGTCACCGACGGCGGTCCCGTCGAGCAGGTCCACGCCATGATCAGCATGTTCGACCAGATGGACAACCACTTCGGCGGCGGCGGAGTGCGCACGAGCATCGTGCACTACCTGTGCACCGAGGTCGTGCCCATGCTCCAGCGCCGCGGCACGCCCCCGCACCAGCAGCGCCTGCTGTACGCGGCTGCCGCCCGACTCGCCGCGATGGCCGGCTGGAGCTCGTACGACGCGGGGGAGTACGGACTCGCGCAGCGCTATATGACCCAGGCGCTGCGGCTCTGCGCCGAGGGCCGCGACCGTGTGCTGGGCGGGCAGATCCTGGCCGGGCTCTCCCACCTCGCCACCAACCTCGGCCGCCCGGACGAGGGCGTGGCGCTGGCGAGGGCCGGCATCGCGACCGCGAAGGACTCGGGCAGCCCGCTCGGCCTGATGCGCCTGTACGCCATGTCGGCGCGCGGACACGCGGCGCGGGGCCGCTCCGGTGAGACGGCCGAGGCGCTGAGGCTCGCGGAACAGCAGCTGGACGCGAGCCGCGGAGCCGCGCAGGAGTCCGTGTGGGTGCGTTTCCTCGACCACCACTATCTGCAGGCCGAGTCCGCCCTGTGCTTCCGCGACCTCGGCCTGGCCGCACAGGCGGAGCGCATGGCAGGTGAGTCGATCGACGCCAACGCCGACCGGCGCAGGCGCCAGGCCATCAGCCGTTCCGTACTCGCGACCGCGCACCTTCAGCAGAACCGCCTCGACGAGGCGATCGGCACGGCGACCAAGGCACTCGACACGCTCAACACGGTGCACAGCGAGCGGTCCATCCAGGCCCTGCGCGACTTCCGCAAGAGGCTGGAGCCCCGCAGCCACGAGCCGCTGGTCCAGGAGTTCGAGCGCAGGTCGCGACCGGTGCTGGGGGCGGTGGCATGA
- a CDS encoding DUF6624 domain-containing protein, with product MSGSGMPGHVAHDTVREGRTGVAPRPGRDGPTEPAGAPDDPGHPCRDGHAGRVHDTAGEEGAGRSHDEIHGEVREVRPVVVPALAAALARELVRRADEDRRVTRAAHRSPTQVARRRITECRRGNAEALKTIVKRHAWPTADVVGAPASTAALMILLHAPDLEFQLACRDLIAQATADGRCPAPHHAYIADHCAVELGQPQFYGTRVDPATFRPYPVRQPRTLDERREDVGLCPLDEQMRALRLGG from the coding sequence ATGAGCGGTTCCGGCATGCCGGGCCACGTCGCGCACGACACGGTGCGAGAGGGGCGTACGGGGGTCGCCCCCCGCCCGGGTCGCGACGGGCCCACGGAGCCGGCGGGTGCCCCGGACGACCCGGGGCACCCGTGCCGGGACGGGCATGCGGGGCGAGTGCACGACACGGCGGGTGAGGAAGGCGCGGGGCGCAGCCACGACGAGATACACGGCGAGGTACGGGAAGTGCGCCCGGTCGTCGTACCGGCGCTCGCGGCCGCCCTCGCCCGCGAGCTGGTCCGCAGGGCGGACGAGGACCGGAGAGTGACGCGGGCGGCGCACCGCAGCCCCACGCAGGTCGCGCGCCGCCGTATCACCGAGTGCCGCAGAGGAAACGCCGAAGCGCTGAAGACCATCGTCAAGCGCCATGCCTGGCCGACCGCCGACGTGGTCGGCGCGCCCGCCTCCACGGCGGCGCTGATGATCCTGTTGCACGCTCCCGACCTCGAATTCCAGCTGGCCTGCCGTGACCTGATCGCCCAGGCCACGGCGGACGGACGCTGCCCGGCGCCGCACCACGCGTACATCGCCGACCACTGCGCCGTCGAACTCGGCCAGCCGCAGTTCTACGGCACCCGAGTCGACCCCGCGACCTTCCGCCCGTATCCGGTCCGTCAGCCCCGGACGCTCGACGAGCGCCGCGAGGACGTCGGGCTGTGCCCGCTCGACGAGCAGATGCGGGCGCTGCGCCTCGGCGGCTGA